A window of the Streptomyces sp. Ag109_O5-10 genome harbors these coding sequences:
- a CDS encoding NAD(P)/FAD-dependent oxidoreductase: protein MVAQKTDGAPEPARTPEDMTFDVIILGSGLAGSVTGAVLARHGAKVLLVDAAAHPRFAIGESMTPQLVEWIHILAERHDIPELKSLASVEASTRDIGPTFGTKAHFGFMKHEVGKEPNPREATQLALPKIFHQNSHMFRQDSDSFMFHVAVKYGCTPRQNWRANEVDFDDDGVTVLGRSAAPGAEPERYRARYLVDASGFRSPLADKFDLRDKPTARFKHHSRSMFTHYVGIKRFDDVSGHPQDLRPPADWHTGTMHHLIERGWFWIIPFDNHAKSRNPLCSVGLTMDERTYPKPKDLTPEQEFQSFLDKYPAVKRQFDGATRVREWISTDRLQYSSRQTIGDRWCLMSHAAGFLDPLFSRGLSNTMEVVDALTSRLIPALKDGDFSAERFEYVERVEQGLLQYNDDLVNSSFIAFSHFRLWNAVFRVWGSFITPGTMRLTRARLKHFKDHDTRHFEELEKVAHPGLWWPQSDSFKRILEATAETCEKYEAGALTGDEAADIVFGLLKESPVVNPVFGWKDEEKRFIYPSTLTMARFLYWASVEAPAEMNSVGREFLLGILKAGAKVRKLL from the coding sequence ATGGTCGCCCAGAAGACCGACGGCGCGCCGGAACCGGCGCGCACACCCGAGGACATGACCTTCGACGTCATCATCCTCGGCTCGGGCCTCGCCGGCTCCGTCACCGGTGCCGTCCTGGCCAGGCACGGCGCCAAGGTGCTGCTGGTCGACGCCGCCGCGCACCCGCGCTTCGCCATCGGCGAGTCCATGACCCCGCAACTCGTGGAATGGATCCACATCCTCGCCGAACGCCACGACATTCCCGAGCTGAAAAGCCTGGCGAGTGTCGAGGCCTCCACCCGTGACATCGGTCCCACCTTCGGCACGAAGGCCCACTTCGGATTCATGAAGCACGAGGTCGGAAAAGAGCCGAACCCGCGCGAGGCCACCCAGCTCGCCCTGCCGAAGATATTCCACCAGAACAGCCACATGTTCCGGCAGGACAGCGACTCCTTCATGTTCCACGTCGCCGTCAAGTACGGCTGCACCCCTCGGCAGAACTGGCGTGCGAACGAAGTCGACTTCGACGACGACGGCGTCACCGTCCTCGGCCGCAGCGCCGCCCCCGGCGCCGAGCCCGAGCGGTACCGGGCCAGGTACCTGGTGGACGCCTCCGGCTTCCGCTCCCCGCTCGCCGACAAGTTCGACCTGCGCGACAAGCCCACCGCCCGCTTCAAGCACCACTCCCGCTCGATGTTCACGCACTACGTCGGCATCAAGCGGTTCGACGACGTCAGCGGCCACCCCCAGGACCTGCGCCCGCCGGCCGACTGGCACACCGGCACCATGCACCACCTCATCGAGCGCGGCTGGTTCTGGATCATCCCCTTCGACAACCACGCCAAGTCCCGCAACCCGCTGTGCAGCGTCGGCCTGACGATGGACGAGCGCACCTACCCCAAGCCGAAGGACCTCACCCCGGAGCAGGAGTTCCAGTCCTTCCTCGACAAGTACCCGGCGGTCAAGCGCCAGTTCGACGGCGCCACCCGGGTCCGCGAGTGGATCTCCACCGACCGGCTGCAGTACTCCTCCAGGCAGACCATCGGCGACCGCTGGTGCCTGATGTCGCACGCGGCCGGCTTCCTCGACCCGCTGTTCTCCCGCGGCCTGTCCAACACCATGGAGGTCGTCGACGCGCTCACCTCCCGGCTGATCCCCGCCCTGAAGGACGGCGACTTCTCCGCCGAGCGCTTCGAGTACGTCGAGCGCGTCGAGCAGGGCCTGCTCCAGTACAACGACGACCTGGTCAACAGCTCCTTCATCGCCTTCTCCCACTTCCGGCTCTGGAACGCGGTCTTCCGGGTCTGGGGCTCCTTCATCACCCCCGGCACCATGCGGCTGACCCGGGCCCGCCTCAAGCACTTCAAGGACCACGACACCCGCCACTTCGAGGAGCTGGAGAAGGTGGCCCACCCGGGCCTGTGGTGGCCGCAGAGCGACTCCTTCAAGCGGATCCTGGAGGCCACCGCCGAGACCTGCGAGAAGTACGAGGCCGGCGCGCTCACCGGCGACGAGGCCGCCGACATCGTCTTCGGGCTGCTCAAGGAGTCCCCGGTCGTCAACCCGGTCTTCGGCTGGAAGGACGAGGAGAAGCGGTTCATCTACCCCTCCACGCTGACCATGGCCCGCTTCCTGTACTGGGCCTCCGTCGAGGCCCCCGCCGAGATGAACAGCGTCGGCCGCGAGTTCCTGCTCGGCATCCTCAAGGCCGGTGCGAAGGTCCGCAAGCTCCTCTGA
- a CDS encoding flavin reductase family protein: protein MSAAARSLTRAEETRPVEPLDLRRVCGLFTTGVTVITTGPDGDADGTTVNSFTSVSLEPPLVLFCLHHRSRLHTLLERSGGFTVNFLSGRQQPLARHFAGRRATAGADAFEGVPHHFTEDGLPVLSEALAHLTCTTVDVHTAGDHDIVIGEVVELGVPEHGLEPLIFFDGSLGPLETGADRFQHARQAS, encoded by the coding sequence ATGTCCGCAGCAGCGCGGTCGCTGACCCGCGCCGAAGAGACCCGGCCCGTCGAACCGCTGGATCTGCGCCGCGTGTGCGGCCTGTTCACGACCGGCGTCACGGTCATCACCACCGGCCCCGACGGCGACGCGGACGGCACCACCGTCAACTCCTTCACCTCGGTCTCGCTGGAACCCCCGCTGGTGCTGTTCTGCCTGCACCACCGGTCCCGGCTGCACACGCTCCTGGAGCGCAGCGGCGGCTTCACGGTCAACTTCCTGTCCGGCCGGCAGCAGCCGCTGGCCCGGCACTTCGCCGGACGCCGGGCCACCGCCGGCGCGGACGCCTTCGAGGGCGTCCCGCACCACTTCACCGAGGACGGGCTGCCCGTGCTCAGCGAGGCCCTCGCCCACCTGACCTGCACCACGGTCGACGTGCACACCGCAGGGGACCACGACATCGTCATCGGCGAGGTGGTGGAGCTGGGCGTCCCCGAGCACGGCCTGGAACCGCTGATCTTCTTCGACGGCTCCCTGGGCCCGCTGGAGACCGGCGCGGACCGCTTCCAGCACGCCCGGCAGGCGTCCTGA
- a CDS encoding MarR family winged helix-turn-helix transcriptional regulator encodes MTRTEQTAEVPGVLPDALTDFIGYLLRRVYAQFAATDDGGDSDPRDFLVLDALTGRDWESQLDLAERLGINRTIMVGVIDRLEARDEVRRTRNPDNRRQYVLSLTDKGREAVEASRRAVAERDARLTAVLTDEETARLDELLGRLLPESAQPLVQGTEYLVGQAHHRLRKHGDDKLAGTGLRVRHYGPLSALDVLGPIAQQRLAELLAITGPAASQLVDELVKLGLVRRGRDPHDRRRYALEVTDLGREQLGVVARAVAGLAADVSAMLGPGGEDELRELLLKLLAPTHSGPAFAENAKSSVPARG; translated from the coding sequence GTGACCCGGACCGAGCAGACCGCGGAGGTCCCGGGCGTCCTCCCGGACGCGCTCACCGACTTCATCGGTTACCTCCTGCGCCGCGTCTACGCACAGTTCGCCGCCACCGACGACGGCGGTGACAGCGACCCCCGTGACTTCCTGGTCCTCGACGCGCTCACCGGCCGCGACTGGGAGTCCCAGCTCGACCTCGCCGAGCGGCTCGGCATCAACCGCACCATCATGGTCGGCGTCATCGACCGCCTGGAGGCCCGCGACGAGGTCCGGCGCACCCGCAACCCCGACAACCGGCGCCAGTACGTGCTCTCCCTGACCGACAAGGGGCGCGAGGCCGTCGAGGCCAGCCGGCGGGCGGTCGCCGAGCGGGACGCCCGGCTCACCGCCGTACTGACGGACGAGGAGACCGCCCGGCTCGACGAGCTGCTGGGCCGGCTGCTGCCCGAGTCCGCGCAGCCCCTCGTGCAGGGCACCGAGTACCTGGTCGGGCAGGCCCATCACCGGCTGCGCAAGCACGGCGACGACAAGCTGGCCGGCACCGGCCTGCGGGTGCGGCACTACGGCCCGCTGTCCGCGCTCGACGTGCTCGGGCCCATCGCCCAGCAGCGGCTCGCCGAACTGCTCGCCATCACCGGACCCGCCGCCTCCCAGCTCGTCGACGAACTGGTCAAGCTGGGCCTGGTGCGCCGCGGCCGGGACCCGCACGACCGGCGCCGCTACGCCCTCGAAGTCACCGACCTCGGCCGCGAGCAGCTCGGTGTCGTGGCCCGGGCCGTCGCGGGCCTCGCCGCGGACGTCTCCGCCATGCTCGGCCCCGGCGGCGAGGACGAACTGCGGGAGCTCCTGCTGAAACTCCTCGCCCCGACGCATTCCGGGCCGGCATTCGCCGAGAACGCCAAGTCATCCGTCCCCGCCAGGGGTTGA
- a CDS encoding MFS transporter encodes MSLQDRTQAVPKAAAPPQQDGKLGLALLVIAAAQLMLVLDNTIVAVALPSMQSALGLSESGLGWIVTAYALAFGGLLLAGGRAGDLFGRRRVFRTGLVLFTAASLLGGLAQSGELLIAARVIQGAGAAIAAPTALSLLATTFPAGPARNKALGVYGAMGGLGSVVGLLLGGALTEYLSWRWVMFVNIPIALAVLFGTGVLVEGERERGKVDVPGALTATLGFGSLVYAINRAGDKGFGDSVTLAGLGAALVLILAFVLIQRASKAPMIPGGVLADRSRVGANLIMFLVGAGMLATFYFLTLYMQLVKGYAPMVTGVAYLPFALGMGIAAGGVGPQLLAKLPERNVIALGLLIGTAGMVWFSFIEPGQTPWAALLPAQLVAGLGLGMVFVAVTIVSVRGVAPQATGAASGLVNTAQQIGGAIGLAALAAAATAITDHELPGSVPHALTTGYSYGFLLGGGFYLLALIVALATLPGTRPQQQDAEHPPVAL; translated from the coding sequence ATGTCGCTGCAAGACCGCACTCAGGCCGTCCCCAAGGCCGCGGCCCCGCCGCAGCAGGACGGCAAACTCGGACTGGCGTTACTCGTGATCGCCGCGGCCCAGCTCATGCTCGTCCTCGACAACACGATCGTCGCCGTCGCCCTGCCCAGCATGCAGAGCGCCCTCGGGCTCAGCGAGTCCGGCCTCGGCTGGATCGTCACCGCCTACGCCCTGGCCTTCGGCGGTCTGCTGCTGGCCGGCGGCCGCGCCGGCGACCTCTTCGGCCGCCGCCGGGTCTTCCGCACCGGCCTCGTCCTGTTCACCGCCGCCTCGCTGCTCGGCGGCCTGGCCCAGAGCGGCGAACTGCTCATCGCCGCCCGCGTGATCCAGGGCGCGGGCGCCGCCATCGCCGCCCCGACCGCCCTGTCCCTGCTGGCCACCACCTTCCCGGCCGGCCCCGCCCGCAACAAGGCGCTCGGCGTCTACGGCGCGATGGGCGGCCTCGGCTCGGTCGTCGGCCTGCTGCTCGGCGGCGCGCTCACCGAGTACCTGAGCTGGCGCTGGGTGATGTTCGTGAACATCCCGATCGCCCTGGCCGTCCTGTTCGGCACCGGCGTCCTCGTCGAGGGCGAGCGCGAGCGCGGCAAGGTCGACGTGCCCGGCGCGCTCACGGCCACCCTGGGCTTCGGCTCGCTCGTCTACGCCATCAACCGCGCCGGCGACAAGGGCTTCGGCGACAGCGTCACCCTGGCCGGGCTGGGCGCCGCGCTGGTCCTGATCCTCGCCTTCGTCCTCATCCAGCGCGCGAGCAAGGCGCCGATGATCCCGGGCGGCGTGCTCGCCGACAGGAGCCGCGTCGGCGCCAACCTGATCATGTTCCTGGTCGGCGCGGGCATGCTCGCCACCTTCTACTTCCTGACCCTCTACATGCAGCTGGTCAAGGGCTACGCCCCGATGGTCACCGGCGTCGCCTACCTGCCCTTCGCCCTCGGCATGGGCATCGCGGCCGGCGGCGTCGGCCCGCAGCTGCTAGCCAAGCTGCCCGAGCGCAACGTGATCGCCCTCGGTCTGCTGATCGGCACCGCGGGCATGGTCTGGTTCAGCTTCATCGAGCCCGGCCAGACCCCGTGGGCCGCGCTGCTGCCGGCCCAGCTGGTCGCCGGTCTCGGCCTCGGCATGGTCTTCGTGGCCGTCACCATCGTCAGCGTCCGCGGGGTCGCCCCGCAGGCCACCGGCGCGGCCTCCGGACTGGTCAACACCGCCCAGCAGATCGGCGGCGCCATCGGCCTCGCCGCGCTCGCCGCGGCGGCCACCGCCATCACCGACCACGAGCTGCCGGGCAGCGTCCCGCACGCCCTCACCACCGGCTACTCGTACGGGTTCCTGCTCGGCGGCGGCTTCTACCTGCTGGCCCTGATCGTGGCCCTGGCCACCCTGCCGGGCACCCGCCCCCAGCAGCAGGACGCCGAACACCCGCCCGTCGCCCTGTGA
- a CDS encoding hemerythrin domain-containing protein: protein MSQDFKNLDMTMMFAIHDALRRELERIARITARVDEDPRHVLSTAVGWELFKKFLTIHHTSEDVKIWPVMETALAGQDSELALLADMEAEHGVIDPLLADIDAALADRDSGLERLTGLTDALYTKLGAHLDHEERDALQLMDITLSQEQWAAFAGEQRTRVGDDSVRYLPWLLDDVDAAKAAKLLGGLPEPLRNAYENDWRKAYEDLGIWTPETATTSR, encoded by the coding sequence ATGAGCCAGGACTTCAAGAACCTCGACATGACGATGATGTTCGCCATCCACGACGCGCTCCGCCGCGAGCTGGAGCGGATCGCCCGGATCACCGCGCGGGTCGACGAGGACCCCCGGCACGTACTGAGCACCGCGGTCGGCTGGGAGCTGTTCAAGAAGTTCCTGACCATCCACCACACCTCCGAGGACGTGAAGATCTGGCCGGTCATGGAGACCGCGCTGGCCGGCCAGGACTCCGAACTGGCGCTGCTCGCCGACATGGAGGCCGAGCACGGCGTCATCGACCCGCTGCTCGCCGACATCGACGCGGCCCTCGCCGACCGCGATTCCGGCCTGGAGCGCCTGACCGGCCTGACCGACGCCCTCTACACCAAGCTCGGCGCCCACCTCGACCACGAGGAGCGGGACGCCCTGCAGCTGATGGACATCACGCTCTCCCAGGAGCAGTGGGCGGCCTTCGCCGGCGAGCAGCGCACCCGGGTCGGCGACGACTCCGTCCGCTACCTGCCCTGGCTGCTCGACGACGTCGATGCCGCGAAGGCCGCCAAGCTCCTCGGCGGCCTGCCCGAGCCGCTGCGCAACGCCTACGAGAACGACTGGCGCAAGGCCTACGAGGACCTCGGCATCTGGACCCCCGAGACCGCCACCACCAGCCGCTGA
- a CDS encoding NADPH-dependent FMN reductase, whose amino-acid sequence MTAAGLVTRPVRVVLLVGSARDGRLAPDVAGWFARVAASRDDLVLDVVDVAEHLLPAGLDEADPRAAALRPRLGGAEAYVVVVPEYNRSVPGPLKTLIDSFQTEWQAKPVGFVGYGLGTAGGVRAIEHLRQIFAEFHCVGMKDVVTFPRVLEHYGADGTFPAEPAGAEAAAKLMLDQLTWWATALRDAKSARPYGT is encoded by the coding sequence GTGACCGCCGCCGGTCTGGTCACCCGACCGGTCAGGGTGGTGCTGCTGGTCGGCTCGGCCCGTGACGGGCGGCTCGCCCCGGACGTCGCGGGCTGGTTCGCGCGGGTCGCCGCTTCCCGCGACGACCTGGTCCTGGACGTCGTCGACGTGGCCGAGCACCTGCTGCCGGCGGGCCTCGACGAGGCCGACCCACGGGCGGCGGCGCTGCGGCCGCGGCTGGGCGGGGCGGAGGCGTACGTGGTCGTCGTACCGGAGTACAACCGGAGCGTTCCGGGGCCGCTGAAGACCCTCATCGACAGCTTCCAGACCGAGTGGCAGGCCAAGCCGGTCGGGTTCGTCGGCTACGGCCTCGGCACGGCGGGCGGGGTGCGGGCGATCGAGCATCTGCGGCAGATCTTCGCCGAGTTCCACTGCGTGGGGATGAAGGACGTCGTGACGTTCCCGCGGGTGCTGGAGCACTACGGTGCCGACGGCACGTTTCCCGCGGAGCCGGCGGGGGCCGAGGCCGCGGCCAAGCTGATGCTGGACCAGCTCACGTGGTGGGCGACGGCGCTGCGTGACGCCAAGTCCGCGCGTCCCTACGGGACGTGA
- a CDS encoding ester cyclase — protein sequence MTAEVARLTDVLSLRDLAGRYLAGLDEGGFDETWARSLFTEDIEMTFPVGSHRGLAGVSGFTTEIMARWGRTHHHGSETQVDVDGDRAELSWSLIASHVHHGSPLPPDPTQYFQLGGRFTGTARRTPGGWRFDRLRLRIVWTTGAVPRGVTQVDRQTLDTRGNLPPSAAASAATSAEENAPMPTTLTADQQKELIEKVFHEGLDLGDLSAADRYLTADFRNHGSHDDSMRGPEAFKHTIRIQQSAFSDIKYEILDFISMGDKAAIRWVMHGRHTGPFIGIQPTGLQVQHQAIIWFRFEGDRIAERWGIVDNFALQKFLQSGGRPAGPLTPAGKPAA from the coding sequence ATGACGGCCGAGGTCGCCCGGCTCACCGACGTGCTGAGCCTCAGGGACCTGGCCGGGCGCTATCTGGCCGGCCTCGACGAGGGCGGCTTCGACGAGACCTGGGCGAGGTCCCTGTTCACCGAGGACATCGAGATGACGTTCCCGGTGGGCAGCCACCGGGGCCTCGCCGGGGTGTCCGGCTTCACCACCGAGATCATGGCGCGCTGGGGTCGTACCCACCACCACGGCTCGGAGACCCAGGTCGACGTCGACGGCGACCGGGCCGAACTGAGCTGGAGCCTGATCGCCTCCCACGTGCACCACGGCTCGCCGCTGCCGCCGGACCCCACCCAGTACTTCCAACTCGGCGGCCGCTTCACCGGCACGGCCCGGCGCACCCCCGGCGGCTGGCGTTTCGACCGGCTGCGGCTGCGGATCGTGTGGACGACCGGCGCCGTGCCCAGGGGAGTGACCCAGGTCGACCGGCAGACCCTCGACACCCGGGGAAACCTGCCCCCTTCGGCAGCCGCTTCGGCAGCCACTTCAGCAGAGGAGAACGCACCCATGCCGACCACGCTCACCGCGGACCAGCAGAAGGAACTGATCGAGAAGGTCTTCCACGAGGGCCTCGACCTCGGCGACCTGTCGGCCGCCGACCGCTACCTCACCGCCGACTTCCGCAACCACGGCAGCCACGACGACTCGATGCGCGGCCCGGAGGCGTTCAAGCACACCATCCGGATCCAGCAGTCCGCGTTCAGCGACATCAAGTACGAGATCCTCGACTTCATATCGATGGGCGACAAGGCCGCCATCCGCTGGGTCATGCACGGCCGGCACACCGGCCCCTTCATCGGGATCCAGCCGACCGGGCTGCAGGTGCAGCACCAGGCGATCATCTGGTTCCGCTTCGAGGGCGACCGGATCGCCGAGCGCTGGGGCATCGTCGACAACTTCGCCCTGCAGAAGTTCCTCCAGTCCGGCGGCAGGCCGGCCGGCCCGCTGACTCCGGCGGGCAAGCCCGCGGCCTGA
- a CDS encoding cation:proton antiporter: MAAVAPDPLTPLLVAVPVVILACRAGAQLLRRLGQPPVVGEIVVGILFGPSLLGWLWPGAQTWLFPQSALPYIGVLGNIGLLVFMFLVGLELDLKSLRGHSRTAVAVSQAGIALPLLLGTLLALGMYGDFAPPGTEKLPFVLFIAVSMSITAFPVLARILTDRGLYRTRLGALAMASAAVDDVSAWCLLAAVVAVTKSNSPLEALTTAGYALAFAAVMFLVVRPLLARWAARAERRYADAVVLVVLFSGLSLAAFATDRIGVHALFGAFLFGVVTPRGSRRIEATAARMRAFAVPVLLPLFFVSTGLKTDVGLLGGSGAQWLWAGAVLAVAVAGKWGGGTLAARLSGRDWRDSMSLGALMNCRGLTELIVLNMGLGLGVIGPELFTVLVLMALLTTAMTTPALTRIRKGIDEEPERETAGTGQDEPALEIARTR; the protein is encoded by the coding sequence ATGGCTGCCGTCGCCCCCGATCCGCTCACCCCTCTTCTCGTCGCCGTGCCTGTGGTGATCCTCGCCTGCAGGGCCGGGGCCCAGCTGCTCAGGCGGCTCGGGCAACCCCCTGTCGTCGGCGAGATAGTCGTCGGCATCCTGTTCGGCCCGTCCCTGCTGGGCTGGCTCTGGCCCGGCGCCCAGACCTGGCTGTTCCCGCAGTCGGCGCTGCCCTACATCGGCGTGCTCGGGAACATCGGCCTGCTCGTGTTCATGTTCCTCGTCGGACTCGAACTCGACCTGAAGTCCCTGCGCGGCCACAGCAGAACGGCCGTAGCGGTCTCCCAGGCCGGGATCGCGCTGCCGCTGCTCCTCGGCACGCTGCTGGCCCTCGGCATGTACGGCGACTTCGCCCCGCCCGGCACCGAGAAGCTGCCGTTCGTGCTGTTCATCGCGGTGTCGATGAGCATCACCGCGTTCCCGGTGCTGGCCCGCATCCTGACCGACCGGGGCCTGTACCGGACCCGGCTCGGCGCACTCGCCATGGCCAGCGCGGCCGTGGACGACGTCAGCGCCTGGTGCCTGCTGGCCGCGGTGGTGGCGGTGACGAAGAGCAACTCGCCGCTGGAGGCCCTGACCACCGCCGGGTACGCGCTCGCCTTCGCCGCCGTGATGTTCCTCGTCGTACGGCCGCTGCTGGCCAGGTGGGCCGCGCGGGCGGAACGCCGGTACGCCGACGCGGTCGTGCTGGTGGTGCTGTTCAGCGGGCTGAGCCTGGCCGCCTTCGCCACCGACCGGATCGGGGTGCACGCGCTGTTCGGCGCCTTCCTGTTCGGGGTGGTCACCCCGCGCGGCAGCCGGCGGATCGAGGCCACGGCGGCCCGGATGCGGGCCTTCGCGGTGCCGGTGCTGCTGCCGCTGTTCTTCGTCAGCACCGGGCTGAAGACCGACGTGGGGCTGCTCGGCGGCAGCGGTGCCCAGTGGCTGTGGGCGGGGGCCGTGCTCGCCGTCGCCGTGGCCGGCAAGTGGGGCGGCGGCACGCTCGCCGCGCGGCTCTCCGGCCGGGACTGGCGGGACTCCATGTCGCTGGGCGCGCTGATGAACTGCCGTGGCCTGACCGAGCTGATCGTCCTCAACATGGGGCTCGGTCTCGGGGTCATCGGGCCGGAGCTGTTCACGGTCCTCGTGCTGATGGCGCTGCTCACCACGGCCATGACCACCCCGGCGCTGACCCGGATCCGCAAGGGGATCGACGAGGAGCCCGAGCGGGAGACGGCCGGAACCGGCCAGGACGAACCCGCTCTGGAGATCGCGAGAACCCGCTGA
- a CDS encoding nitroreductase family deazaflavin-dependent oxidoreductase, whose amino-acid sequence MPIDRKVARFNRRFANHFVGPLFSRLPGFGKVHHRGRKSGREFATPVKLFRRGADIVITLPYGPGSDWVKNVLAAGGCEITTRGRRIRVTAPVVFTDDGTTQMPALTRRILSRVEATEFLALTPVAEPARLRAARP is encoded by the coding sequence ATGCCGATCGACAGGAAAGTCGCCCGCTTCAACCGGCGGTTCGCCAACCACTTCGTCGGGCCGCTGTTCAGCCGGCTGCCCGGTTTCGGGAAGGTGCACCACCGCGGCCGCAAGTCGGGGCGCGAGTTCGCCACCCCCGTCAAGCTGTTCCGGCGCGGCGCGGACATCGTCATCACACTGCCGTACGGGCCCGGCTCCGACTGGGTCAAGAACGTGCTGGCGGCGGGCGGTTGCGAGATCACCACGCGCGGCCGCCGGATCCGGGTCACCGCGCCGGTGGTCTTCACCGACGACGGTACGACGCAGATGCCCGCCCTGACCCGGCGGATCCTCTCCCGGGTCGAGGCCACCGAGTTCCTCGCGCTGACGCCGGTCGCCGAACCGGCGCGGCTGCGGGCGGCCCGGCCGTGA
- a CDS encoding biotin carboxylase N-terminal domain-containing protein, which translates to MRRVLIANRGEIAVRVARACRDAGIASVAVYAEPDRDALHVRAADAAFALGGETPATSYLDIGKVLRAARETGADAVHPGYGFLSENAEFAQAVLDAGLTWIGPPPQAIRDLGDKVAARHIAQRAGAPLVAGTPDPVSGADEVVAFAEEHGLPIAIKAAFGGGGRGLKVARTLEEVPELYESAVREAVAAFGRGECFVERYLDRPRHVETQCLADRYGNVVVVSTRDCSLQRRHQKLVEEAPAPFLTPEQTAELYRASKAVLKEAGYVGAGTCEFLVGQDGTVSFLEVNTRLQVEHPVTEEVAGIDLVREMFRIADGEVLGYGDPELRGHSFEFRINGEDPGRGFLPAPGTVTLFEPPSGPGVRLDAGVESGSVIGPAWDSLLAKLVVTGRTRAEALQRAARALDEFRVEGMATAIPFHRAVVRDPAFTADPFRIHTRWIETEFVNGIEAFTAAPAAGAEPEAAGRETVVVEVGGHRLEVSLPAVLGRVPDRTLVAAAATPRSRRRTAGGAVPAASGDTLTSPMQGTVVKVAVAEGQTVEKGDLVVVLEAMKMEQPLAAHRSGTVTGIAAEVGQALAAGAPVCDIKD; encoded by the coding sequence ATGCGCAGGGTGCTCATCGCCAACCGTGGCGAGATAGCCGTCCGTGTGGCCCGGGCCTGCCGGGACGCCGGGATCGCGAGCGTCGCCGTCTACGCGGAACCGGACCGCGACGCCCTGCACGTCCGGGCCGCCGACGCGGCCTTCGCGCTGGGCGGTGAAACCCCCGCCACCAGCTACCTGGACATCGGGAAGGTCCTGCGGGCCGCCCGGGAGACCGGCGCGGACGCCGTCCACCCCGGCTACGGGTTCCTCTCGGAGAACGCGGAATTCGCGCAGGCGGTCCTGGACGCGGGCCTGACCTGGATCGGCCCGCCGCCGCAGGCCATCCGCGACCTGGGCGACAAGGTGGCCGCCCGGCACATCGCCCAGCGGGCGGGCGCCCCGCTGGTGGCCGGCACCCCGGACCCGGTCTCGGGTGCCGACGAGGTCGTGGCGTTCGCCGAGGAGCACGGCCTGCCGATCGCCATCAAGGCGGCCTTCGGCGGCGGCGGGCGCGGGCTGAAGGTCGCCCGGACCCTGGAGGAGGTGCCGGAGCTCTACGAGTCGGCGGTGCGTGAGGCGGTGGCCGCCTTCGGCCGCGGCGAGTGCTTCGTGGAGCGCTACCTGGACCGGCCGCGGCACGTCGAGACGCAGTGCCTCGCGGACCGGTACGGCAACGTCGTGGTCGTATCGACCCGTGACTGCTCGCTGCAGCGCCGCCACCAGAAGCTGGTCGAGGAGGCCCCCGCGCCGTTCCTGACCCCGGAGCAGACCGCCGAGCTGTACCGGGCGTCCAAGGCCGTCCTCAAGGAGGCCGGCTACGTCGGCGCGGGCACCTGCGAGTTCCTGGTCGGGCAGGACGGCACGGTCTCCTTCCTGGAGGTCAACACGCGCCTCCAGGTCGAGCACCCGGTGACCGAGGAGGTCGCCGGCATCGACCTGGTCCGCGAGATGTTCCGCATCGCCGACGGCGAGGTGCTCGGCTATGGCGACCCGGAGCTGCGCGGTCATTCCTTCGAGTTCCGCATCAACGGCGAGGACCCGGGCCGGGGCTTCCTGCCCGCCCCGGGCACGGTGACGCTCTTCGAGCCGCCGTCGGGTCCGGGCGTACGGCTGGACGCCGGCGTGGAGTCGGGCAGCGTGATCGGCCCGGCCTGGGACTCGCTCCTCGCCAAGCTGGTCGTCACCGGCCGCACCCGCGCCGAGGCGCTGCAACGGGCCGCGCGGGCGCTCGACGAGTTCCGCGTCGAGGGGATGGCCACGGCGATCCCCTTCCACCGCGCGGTCGTCAGGGACCCGGCCTTCACCGCGGACCCCTTCCGCATCCACACCCGCTGGATCGAGACCGAGTTCGTCAACGGGATCGAGGCCTTCACGGCGGCCCCGGCCGCCGGTGCCGAGCCCGAGGCGGCCGGTCGCGAGACGGTGGTCGTCGAGGTCGGCGGGCACCGGCTTGAGGTCTCGCTGCCGGCGGTGCTGGGCAGGGTGCCCGACCGCACGCTCGTGGCGGCGGCCGCCACCCCCAGGTCCCGCCGCCGCACCGCCGGCGGTGCCGTGCCGGCCGCCTCCGGGGACACGCTCACCTCGCCCATGCAGGGCACCGTCGTCAAGGTCGCCGTCGCCGAGGGGCAGACGGTCGAGAAGGGCGACCTGGTCGTCGTACTCGAGGCCATGAAGATGGAGCAGCCGCTCGCCGCGCACCGCTCCGGCACCGTGACCGGGATCGCCGCCGAGGTGGGGCAGGCCCTCGCCGCCGGCGCCCCGGTCTGCGACATCAAGGACTGA